CATTCATACAACGTCTTAACCTATCAGGTGCATAACCTCCAGGAACTATAGCTGCATCATAGTCATCAGTACTAATATCTTTTGCCTTTTCATCAACTTTTAGAGGATAACCATGTTTACTTTCACATTCTGTGCAACCATTATCCCAGCCGACAATAGTAACTTCTGCACCTTCTTCACGTAAACGGAGGATAGGATACCAGGCTTCTAAATCTTCATATTCATTAGCAGCAAAAACAATTACTTTTTTACCATCTAATCTCATTCTACCCCTCCTAATTTTTTATTGAGACAGTATTTGCGAATCCCAACAATTTGCTAAACTCTGTTTTTTCTCTTATTACATAAAATAAATGAAATAAGGGATGAGCTTTTAGTGTCTCTGTAATCATATTTTTTTATACTGAGACAGTATTTGCGAATCCCTTATTCATTTATTTACTTTAAGTTAAAAAATGCATCTTCACCTGCATATTCAGCAATTTCACCTAGAGTCTCTTCTATTCTAAGTAATTGGTTATATTTTGCAACTCTTTCTGAACGGGCAGGGGCTCCAGTTTTAATCTGACCGGTATTCATAGCCACTACCAGATCAGCTATTGTAACATCTTCAGTTTCACCAGAACGATGAGAAATAACTGAAGTATAACCGGCTTCTTTAGCCATTTTAATTGTTTCTAAAGTTTCTGTTAAAGTACCAATTTGATTTACTTTAATTAAAATTGAGTTGCTGGAATTTTCTTCAATACCTCTTTTCAATCTCTTAGTATTGGTTACATATAGGTCATCTCCAACAATCTGAATCTTGTCTCCTAGTTTTTCAGTCATCATCTGCCAGCCTTCCCAATCATCCTCAGCATGGCCATCTTCAATAGAAATAATTGGATATTTATCAGCTAATTCAGCATAAAAATCTACCATCTCTTCAGAACTCATGTCAATTCCTTCACCAGGTAAAATATATTTTCCATCTTCATAAAGTTCAGTAGCTGCAGCATCAACTGCTAACATCACATCTTCTTCAGGAGTATAACCTGCTTTACGAATTGCTTCTACAATTACCTGAAGTGCTTCTTCATTTGAATCAAGATCAGGAGCAAATCCACCTTCATCTCCAACACCAGTAGATAAACCACGGTCATGAAGTACATTTTTTAATTCATGATAAATTTCTGAACCCATACGAAGAGCTTCAGAAAAACTTTTAGCTCCTACAGGCATTATCATAAATTCCTGAATATCTACATTATTATCTGCATGTTCACCACCATTTAAGATATTCATCATTGGAACTGGAAGTGTTTTGGCTCCAATACCACCAAGATAATTGTAAAGATAACTATCAGTAGCACCAGCAGCTGCTTTAGCCAGGGCCAGCGAAACTCCTAAAATCGCATTAGCACCTAAATCTCCTTTATTATCTGTATCATCAAGCTCAATCATCTTTTTATCCAAAAATAACTGATCTCTGGCATCATAACCAACAATCTCTCTGGCTATTACTTCATTCACATTATGAACAGCATCTTTAACACCTTTACCTAAATATCTATTTTCATCATTATCTCTAAGTTCTACAGCTTCATAAGCTCCCGTAGAAGCTCCTGAAGGTACTGCTGCTCTTCCCCTTGTTCCATCAGCCAGTGTAACCTCAACTTCAACTGTTGGATTACCTCTGGAATCAAGAATTTCTCGGGCAAAAACATCCACTATAGTTGCATCACTCATTCTTTATTCCTCCTTTTGAATTAATAAATCACCAGTCATTTCATCTGGAATATCTATCTCTAATAAGTCAAGCATAGTTGGTGCAATATCAGCTAACTTACCTTCTTTTAATTTACTACCCTTTGGACCACCAATATAGATTAATGGAACCCGATTGTTGGTATGAGCAGTAAATGGTTCTCCATCTTCATCATACATCTTTTCACTATTTCCGTGATCAGCTGTAAGTAAAACCTGTCCACCTTTTTCTAAGATTTTAGGTATTACTTTCTGCAGACAGTTATCAACTGTTTCCACTGCTTTGACAGCAGCATCAAAATCACCAGTATGGCCAACCATATCCGGGTTTGCATAATTAAGAACTATTACATCTAAATCTTCTTTATCCAGTTTATCTAAAAGAGTATCTGTAACTTTATAAGCACTCATTTCAGGTATTTCATCATAAGTATCTACTTCCTGTGGTGAAGGAATCAACTTTCTTTCTTCTCCAGGATTGGGCTTTTCTACTCCCCCATTGAAAAAGAAAGTAACATGAGCATATTTTTCCGTTTCAGCTATTCTAAGCTGTTTCATTCCTTCTCTACCTAACACTTCTCCCATACCATTTTTGATATCAGTTGGAGGAAAAGCTACAGGTAGATCATATTCTTTGTCATATTGAGTCATACAGACATAATAAAGATCTTCTGGATGAGCATCAGGTCTCTTAAATTTATCAAACTCATCTATTGCCAGAGCCTGAGTAATCTGTCTTGCTCTATCTGCCCGGAAATTATAGAAAATTACACTATCACAATCTTTTATAGTTGCTTCTTTATTTATGACAGTAGGTAAAACAAATTCATCATTATTACCTCTTTGATAGGATTGTTCAACAGCAGCCAGAGCATTTTCTGCTTTTTCACCTTCACCTAAAACCATAGCATTATATGATTTTTTAGTTCTTTCCCAACGATTATCACGATCCATGGTATAATAACGACCACTAACTGTAGCGATTTCTCCAATACCTAATTCTTCCATTTTGTCTTCTAATTGTTTTATATATTTTTTACCACTTTGAGGTGGAGTATCTCTACCATCTAAAATAGCATGAACATAGACATTTTCAACTTCAGCTTTTTTAGCCATTCTTAATAAACCAAAAAGGTGATTTATATGGCTGTGAACTCCACCATCAGATAAAAGTCCCATTAAATGAAGATTACTCTGATTTTCATTAACATGTTCA
The sequence above is a segment of the Halanaerobiales bacterium genome. Coding sequences within it:
- the gpmI gene encoding 2,3-bisphosphoglycerate-independent phosphoglycerate mutase, whose translation is MTRPKPLALIIMDGLGLSNEKKGNAASTADTPYLDELFKKYPNTTLGASGEYVGLPDGQMGNSEVGHLNLGAGRIVYQDYTRINKAVEEETLRENKELQKAIEHVNENQSNLHLMGLLSDGGVHSHINHLFGLLRMAKKAEVENVYVHAILDGRDTPPQSGKKYIKQLEDKMEELGIGEIATVSGRYYTMDRDNRWERTKKSYNAMVLGEGEKAENALAAVEQSYQRGNNDEFVLPTVINKEATIKDCDSVIFYNFRADRARQITQALAIDEFDKFKRPDAHPEDLYYVCMTQYDKEYDLPVAFPPTDIKNGMGEVLGREGMKQLRIAETEKYAHVTFFFNGGVEKPNPGEERKLIPSPQEVDTYDEIPEMSAYKVTDTLLDKLDKEDLDVIVLNYANPDMVGHTGDFDAAVKAVETVDNCLQKVIPKILEKGGQVLLTADHGNSEKMYDEDGEPFTAHTNNRVPLIYIGGPKGSKLKEGKLADIAPTMLDLLEIDIPDEMTGDLLIQKEE
- the eno gene encoding phosphopyruvate hydratase: MSDATIVDVFAREILDSRGNPTVEVEVTLADGTRGRAAVPSGASTGAYEAVELRDNDENRYLGKGVKDAVHNVNEVIAREIVGYDARDQLFLDKKMIELDDTDNKGDLGANAILGVSLALAKAAAGATDSYLYNYLGGIGAKTLPVPMMNILNGGEHADNNVDIQEFMIMPVGAKSFSEALRMGSEIYHELKNVLHDRGLSTGVGDEGGFAPDLDSNEEALQVIVEAIRKAGYTPEEDVMLAVDAAATELYEDGKYILPGEGIDMSSEEMVDFYAELADKYPIISIEDGHAEDDWEGWQMMTEKLGDKIQIVGDDLYVTNTKRLKRGIEENSSNSILIKVNQIGTLTETLETIKMAKEAGYTSVISHRSGETEDVTIADLVVAMNTGQIKTGAPARSERVAKYNQLLRIEETLGEIAEYAGEDAFFNLK
- a CDS encoding type 1 glutamine amidotransferase domain-containing protein, which codes for MRLDGKKVIVFAANEYEDLEAWYPILRLREEGAEVTIVGWDNGCTECESKHGYPLKVDEKAKDISTDDYDAAIVPGGYAPDRLRRCMNVRRIVKELHEDDKLIASICHGGWVLASADILDDVKMTSTPAIKDDLVNAGAEWVNQEVVVDKNIVTSRAPQDLPVFLKTIIKELE